The Anaerolineales bacterium sequence CCCGTAGACTGCATCGACCAACGCCTCGAGATCATCCTCGGCGGCGACATTCCATACCACGATCTCCCAATAGAAGCTCGTCCCTTCGCTTGCCAGCATACGCTCGAAATCGTTCTCGACCCGCGCACAGCCATCGAATTCAGTACGGTAACCATTTCCGGAGGGAATTTGCGTGGGCAGTGTGAGCTCGGAGTAGTATTCGCTGGTAATGAAGACCCGGTCTTCCCCTTCGATCACCACGACGGGGACGACGCCACCCAGCGGCCGGTAGGAGCTGTCGGTCTCCGTATCGTTCCAGTAGCAATCCGCATCGAAACGGTAATGCTGCCTGGGAACGCGCATCGAAAAGCCCAGACGGTGATTGGTATATCGATTCCATTCACCGTCGATTTCCACGAGTTCCGATTCGCTGTTGGGTTCGGTAAGTGGGACGGTTGGCGCCGGATTCGATTCTTCCAGCGCGCCTGTCGCAGAAGGCGCCGCGACAGGATAAGTATCACAAGCCGCGAGGATCAAACTCAGCAGAACGAACAGGATGGGTTTCGGCAATTCATTCATTTCGATGACTTCGTTACTTCGTTTGGTTTTCAAACCACCTGACCAGTCTTAGTGAGGAAGATCCATCTACAGCGCGGGAATCACTCGATCTCGGAAACCGGTACTCCGCTTGCTTGCGCAAGGAAATCTCTGAAGGTCTCGATCTCGACCTGTTTCTCGATGATGCGGTCAGGAATGATTATGTTATTCTGGTTGTCGGTAAACAGTATAAACCCCTCTCGGTAAGCGTAGATTTTCTGGATGCGAGACCACCCTATCCAGGTTTTCCAATCTTTGAGATTCATCTGCACCGCCTGCGAATCGACGACGATCTCGTACCGCTCATTTTCAGCCTGGTTCCTGCGAAAAGCGCGTTGGATGCGCCAGCGGAGCAGCGTTTCATCGAGGTTGAGAATCGAGAAACCGAGAACGAGGATCAAAAAGCCGAGGATGATCGCACCGATTTTGATCAAATCGTTGACACCCGGATTTCCACTCACCTGTCTGAGCAGCACCGAGATGATGAACAGCAGGGCGAATTGGATCAGCTCGATCACGATGGCGGCGACCAGAATCACCATCAGAATCTTGCGAAATCTATAAAACGGGCGCAGTTTCTGACGCGCCGTTTGCGCGGATAATACATCGTCAATTTCCGTAGTGAGCACAAACGAGAATCTCTTACTCGAACCCGTATCTTCTTCCAAGTTCCTCTCCACTTTTCGCTGGGGTGCCGGCATCTCGCTCACGCGATCCCGGCCAGTTCGTCATCGATGCAGCGTAAGGTCATGTCCACGTCGTCCGCGGTCAGCACCATGGGCGGTTTGATCTTGATCACGTTGTGAAACGGACCGTCGGTACTGAGCAGAATCCCGCGCTCGTTGAGCCGCTGGACCAGTTCATACGCCTCTTCCGCGGCCGGCTCGAGCGTCTCACGATCGCGCACCAGCTCGATCCCAAGGAACAGTCCCGCGCCGCGCACGTCCCCGACGAGGGCATGCTTCGGCACGAGGCGCCGCAGTCCCTCCTGAAAACGTTCGCCCAGCTCGAACGCCCGCTGCTGCAGTTTCTCGTCTCGAATCACATCCAGCACGGCCAATCCGATGGCGCAGGAAACCGGGTTTCCGCCAAAGGTGGAAAAGAACTCCATCCCGTTGGCGAACGAAGCCGCGATCTCTTCCGTCGTCACGACCGCCGCCATGGGATGGCCGTTGCCGATGGGTTTGCCCATGACGACGATGTCGGGCACCACGTCCTGCAGTTCGAAGGCCCAGAAATGGCTGCCCGCACGCCCGAATCCGGTCTGCACTTCATCCGCGATGCAAACCCCACCCGCCTCGCGCACGTGCCGAAAAGCACGCTCCAAGTAGCCATCCGGCGGGACGATTTGCCCTCCGCACGACATCAGCGGCTCGACCAGGAACCCGGCGATCGGAGCATCCGCGTCCTGGATCACGGTTCCAACTTCATCACCATACGCAATCCCCGCTTCGCGTCCACATCCCTTGTGTGTCCCGCGATAGCCATCCGGCATGGGGACGACGTGCACCCAGGATTCGGTCCTGCCGCAGCCGCCTGGCCCCCTGAATTTGTACGGACTGAGGCTGATCAAATTCGCCGTATGCCCGTGGTAGGCGCCTTCGACCACGAGGAAATCCATGGCACCCGTGTGCGCCATGGCCAGACGCAAAGCCAACTCGTTCGCTTCGCTGCCTGAGTTGAGCATAAAAACGGTGGTGAGCGAATCGGGCAGCGTCGCACACAAACGCGCCGCATAGTCCGTCAGGCCGTCGTAGAGGTAGCGCGTGTTCGTGTTCAACTGGGCCATCTGGTGTTGACCCGCCTCGACGACGCGCGGGTGACAGTGCCCCACGTGGCACACGTTGTTGACCAGGTCGAGGAACGGCCGGCCGCGCCGGTCAAAGAGGTACTGGCCTTCTCCACGAATCAACTTGTGCGGATGACGGTAGGCAATGGAAAGCGCCGGGCTGATATAGCGGCTTCGCTTACCAAGCAGCTCTTGTTTCGAGGCGCCTGGGTTTCGGAGAGGATGGACGTCGATCGTCGAGGTCAATCGCTCCTCCGCCTCCGCGGGATCGATTGTGTAAAGCCGTTCCATCAGGTCCCAGGCACGCGCTTCCGTAGTGAACCAGGAGGAACGATCGGGATCGATGCGTCGTCGTTCCGCGGCGATGAGCACCGAAGTGCACAACCGTCCACAGATCAGGGGGAAGAGCACGCCGATTTCACTCTCGAGCAGCGGACGGATGGAATGGTAGCCCCCAATGATTTCGGCGCCGGCGAGCAAGGGATCGGGCCGATCGAGGACGGCATAGGCCATTGCAATGGCGAGTTCGTCGACCGTCGGATTGCGCAGCGCATCGCTGAAATCGAGCAGGCCCGAGATGCGCCCATTCCGAAGCATCAGATTCTCATCGTTGACGTCGCCGTGGATGATGCTCTGCGGCAAATCCGCGAGCCGGGGACCGGTGCACGCCGCATAGAAGTGGAACATCCACTCCACGATACGCCGCCGATTGGGCGCGCGAATCAAATCGATCGTGCTGCGGTGCTGCGCGGCCCGGGTCAGGTCCCAGGGATGGGTTCGCCGGGCGAGGGGATGTTCGAACGCGGCAAGCGCCAGGTCGACTTCAGCCAGAACCGCCCCCAGATTCCGGAGTTGGTCGTCCCCCGGGACTCCTGCCGCAATCCAGGGCGTCCCCGAGACGAACTCGAACAGCCGGGCGCGTAGTGTGTTTCCATCTTGCGTCCGGTAGGATGCCTCCTCTGCACCCGATCGGGTGGATATCTCCCTGGGTAAATCCAGTTTCACACCCGCGGCCTGCAGGTGGGCCACGATTTGCCGCTCCATTTCGAGTACCTCACTGGAAATACGCTCCGTTATGCGTTTGAGAACGTAGCGCCGGCCATCCGCCAGCGAGACGAGATAATTTTCATTTTCACCGCTGAGCGGCTTGATCTCGCCGTCCAGGCCGTATTCGGCTCGGACCAATTCGACGTAGGTTCCCAGGGACGGCTGCGAAAACTCCGCTTTCATTCCAGACGCTTTCCCATACTGAGGCGCTCTTCACTCTCGTATCCGAGCGTCCGGTAAAAATCGACGACGGCCGCGTTCGTCGCACGCACCTGAAGGTTCACCTTCGGGCAGCCAATCCCCGCCAGACCGGATTCCACTTGCCGGACCAACGCAGAACCGATCCCCTGCCTGCGGTAGTCCGGGTGAACGGCAACGTAGTACAGCCAGCCGCGGTGGCCGTCGTACCCGCCCATCGCGGTTCCCACCAGCGTCTCGTCGACGAGCGCAACATAGAACAGCTCCCGCTGTACTTCGAGCTTGCGCACGATGTCTTCCTCGGGAACGTTCCACGATGACGAATCGGGGAAAACCGTGCGCCACAAAGCGGCGACTTCAGCTTGGTCGGATTCGGAGTAGGTTCGTATTTCCATCTGCTGCTCTTTTCGGATGCGCCTGCTTCCTGCTAAAGCATCTCACCTCGACACCTGTGATCCGGTTCGCGACATCGGATCGCAGATTGTAACCCGGGACGGGATTATCGATTCTCGATCAGCTCCAGACTGTTCAGCGAATTCCAATAGTAGGAATAATAACTTTCATCCGGCAGGAGGGAATAATCCATGCCGAAGTAAAGGTTAAATAGAATCCGGAATGAATTGACAGGGCTGATCCCGGGATAGAGCGTGTCCGTGCTCTTCCCGGGAAAGCAATAGGCATTCAGGATCGAAAAAGTCTCGTGAATGGCCTGCGGTGAAGGGGACTTCCAGTCCAACAACGACCGCGGACCGTGATCCGCCTGTAAGATGATCACGGGAGGCGTGCCCGGCTTGGAAAGGATCGCTTCGACGATATCTTCCAATCTGCCATTGAGATACTGCAACTGTTCCACGTATCCCGTATGATACTCCTCCACACTTCCCTCAAAATCACTGCCGTCCATGTAGCTGAACGGCCTGTCGGGCAATTCGATCGTTCCATCGGGCTGGAACACGAACGGAAGATGGGGCAGGATGACGTGGGCAAATACAAACTTCGGGCCGGGAATGACGTCGAGGGAGGGCAGTGTATCGAGAATGTACCGCTGCCGGGCGATATGGCCGCTGTATGAAACGCCGAAGGCCATTCGATTGAAGAGGATCGAGATCTTGGCAGGGTAAACCACAATCGATTGCGAGAGCAAAATCGATTCGAAGGGATTCAAGCCGTGGATGATCGGATCGAGAAGAATATCGGAGGACGTGATGTCGGTCAGAGAAAAACCCGATTCGAACGTGACGATGTTGTACCCCATCTCCTTGAAAGTCTGCATGACCAGGTTCTGATTCAGATAGCTCGACAGTACACTCGCCGGGACGGTTCTGGGTTCCGTCTCTGGAATCACGTTCTGTACGTAATCGAGATTCAACGAAGTGATCAGACTCAAAGCAGTCTTCGTGTAGTTGGCGATACTGTCCCGAGCGACGTAGCAGCCTTCTGATTCGAGGAAGTCGAGAAAACCTGAATTGTCGTAGCCATAGATTTCCCGCAGCACATCGGCTCTACCATACGCGTCCAGGATCAGATAATACACATCCGGCAGCGCGGCGGCATCT is a genomic window containing:
- a CDS encoding YcxB family protein; the protein is MEEDTGSSKRFSFVLTTEIDDVLSAQTARQKLRPFYRFRKILMVILVAAIVIELIQFALLFIISVLLRQVSGNPGVNDLIKIGAIILGFLILVLGFSILNLDETLLRWRIQRAFRRNQAENERYEIVVDSQAVQMNLKDWKTWIGWSRIQKIYAYREGFILFTDNQNNIIIPDRIIEKQVEIETFRDFLAQASGVPVSEIE
- a CDS encoding aminotransferase class III-fold pyridoxal phosphate-dependent enzyme, producing the protein MKAEFSQPSLGTYVELVRAEYGLDGEIKPLSGENENYLVSLADGRRYVLKRITERISSEVLEMERQIVAHLQAAGVKLDLPREISTRSGAEEASYRTQDGNTLRARLFEFVSGTPWIAAGVPGDDQLRNLGAVLAEVDLALAAFEHPLARRTHPWDLTRAAQHRSTIDLIRAPNRRRIVEWMFHFYAACTGPRLADLPQSIIHGDVNDENLMLRNGRISGLLDFSDALRNPTVDELAIAMAYAVLDRPDPLLAGAEIIGGYHSIRPLLESEIGVLFPLICGRLCTSVLIAAERRRIDPDRSSWFTTEARAWDLMERLYTIDPAEAEERLTSTIDVHPLRNPGASKQELLGKRSRYISPALSIAYRHPHKLIRGEGQYLFDRRGRPFLDLVNNVCHVGHCHPRVVEAGQHQMAQLNTNTRYLYDGLTDYAARLCATLPDSLTTVFMLNSGSEANELALRLAMAHTGAMDFLVVEGAYHGHTANLISLSPYKFRGPGGCGRTESWVHVVPMPDGYRGTHKGCGREAGIAYGDEVGTVIQDADAPIAGFLVEPLMSCGGQIVPPDGYLERAFRHVREAGGVCIADEVQTGFGRAGSHFWAFELQDVVPDIVVMGKPIGNGHPMAAVVTTEEIAASFANGMEFFSTFGGNPVSCAIGLAVLDVIRDEKLQQRAFELGERFQEGLRRLVPKHALVGDVRGAGLFLGIELVRDRETLEPAAEEAYELVQRLNERGILLSTDGPFHNVIKIKPPMVLTADDVDMTLRCIDDELAGIA
- a CDS encoding GNAT family acetyltransferase translates to MEIRTYSESDQAEVAALWRTVFPDSSSWNVPEEDIVRKLEVQRELFYVALVDETLVGTAMGGYDGHRGWLYYVAVHPDYRRQGIGSALVRQVESGLAGIGCPKVNLQVRATNAAVVDFYRTLGYESEERLSMGKRLE